DNA sequence from the Cercospora beticola chromosome 8, complete sequence genome:
GAGGACGACATCGCGATGTTGCTCGGATTTTCGTTCATCTCGACAACAACCAGCGCCACCGAGTGGACAATGCATCGCCTGGTACAGGACGCGACTCGCGTGTGGATAGAAAATAACAATCGAATGGATTCAGTTCAAAAGAGCTTTATCAGCAAGCTCGATGCGGTTTTCCCGGAGGGCCGATACGAGAATTGGCAGATTTGCCGAAGCCTCTTGCCGCATGTGCAGTACGCGGCAGAGCAGGACTCCAAGATCAGAAGCGTTCTCCTTACGTTGGCAGAGGTAATGTATCGAGCTGCGATATACAGCTTGAGCACGTACGGCCGAGATCAGGCTGCGCATATGGCTGGCGGATCACTACGCCTTCGCACAGAGTGCCTTGGGAAGGATGCTGAGGCGACACTGGGCTCGCAACTCCTGATGGCGCTGGTGTTAAGAGAACAAGGGTCGTTGGAAGAGGGACAGAAGGCAATGCTGGAAGTGCTAGAGGGGAGCAAGGCCAGCTTCGGTGAGGACCACTCTCTCACCATCACGTCTAAGGACATGCTCGCTATCATATACGCCGGTAAGGGACACTTGAAGGAGGCGGAGGGCTTAGCGGAAGAAGTACTGAAGTCGAAGAGAGCGGTCCCGGGGACAGACGCATCTGACCTATTGAGTATCTGGATCACTCTTGCCGACGCGTACGGACGGCAAGGACGCTTCAAGAAGGCAGAGGAGCTGTTGCTAAACGCACTTGATGACCCAAGGGCGAAGCTAGCTGCTAGCCACCATGAATTAGAACTTGCAAAGACTGGACTGGCCTCCCTATATTACAAGCAAGATCGatttgaagaagcagagtcATTATACAAGGAGGCAATGAAGGACGCGATGGCGAGGCGAGGGACAGATCATCCAGATACGTTAATCATTGTACGCGCGCTCGCTGACATGTATTTCGATGATGAACGATGGGCAGAAGGCGAGGAGCTCCAAGCGAAAGTAGTGGAAGGCTACAAGAGGATACATGGCTCGAAGAAAGAGATCACCCTGGTCCAAATGTCCGGCCTTGCGCGCAGCAAAGTGCATCGCGCAGGGAAGGTGGATGCTTACGATTTGGCTGTGCATCTTTCGAACGAAGCCCTGGAGCTGGTGGAACAAGTGGTAGAGGGCTACAAGGCAATCTATGGCCCACGTCATCCCCAAACTGTCGAGCACATCAAGGTGCGTGCCCAATGTCAATGGCGTTGCGCGATAATATGCTTCGATCAACGCCGATGGGGAGACGCCGTGGAGCTGCAAAAAAAGACAGCAGAGAACTATAAGGAAATTTTGGGCACGCAGCACCCCGACACACTGGCGCAAGTCTCCTGGGTCGCTTGCTATCTGAGAGAGCACGCGTGGGCACATCACAAGCAGCAACGATGGGAGGACGCTGAGAAACTGCTGGAGGAAGCGGTGGAGGCTTTTACGGAGGCACATGGCTCACAGCATCCAGACACACTCTATTCAGTATCCACGTGATGATCTGGAATCGCAGTCGTGCCGAGAGTCGATCGGAGGCCAAGCTATCATCATCATGCAAGCAGTGAAAGTGCTATCGTCAGCGCCACAACCACGAAGTCGCTGGCGCCCAACAGCAGAACGATTGCCAGTGTCGCAGAGATCGGATGGGCAACTGCTGGTAAGACTGTGCAGGCAGCCTCCTCCTCTGTCTCTTTCAAGGCCGGACAAACAAGGAAAAGAGTACTGTAGTGTTGCGCCGTTCGTACGCGGATAGCAAGCACCCTCTTTACTTGCATGCTGCAAGTCGTCGCGAAGAGAGTGGTCCGAGAAGTCTGCATCATTCATGTCCCGGCCAGCGACGTTCCGAGCTTCACGTCGATGCATTCTACTGCGAAGTAGTCTGTAGTCTAAACGTTCCTGCACGCCAATCACTCTCGACTCCCAAAGTCCGAGGCAAGAGGCAAGAGGCAAGTCCCGGACAAGAAACACGCTAGAACGCGCGCCACGCGGCACCTCATCTACCTCATCATCACATACACCAAGATAATCATCACCATGTCTCTACCAGTTGTTTTTGATCGCAAAGAATGCAACCATGTGTTTCTGCATCTGCATTCGTCCCAACGACCGCAAGGCACTCCGCAAACAGTTCCGCCAAGACCGCCCCAAATTTCCTCGTCCCATCGTCACAGAAATCACAACCACAGCATCATCAAAGAGCATCCCCAGATTCTACCACATAATATTCACGATTTTCGATCCTATCTTATCGATTCTTGGATTCATCGGTACGTCTTTGCTTCTCCACAAATTCCTGCAAAACATACTCTGCTCTACTATTCCCATTTTCTCTTTCACTTCAATCATTCTCACACACCACCAGTTCACCTCTCCCCATCCACTGCTCTCCCACTCTACTTTCAACATCCAGCTTTACCGCCGCGAACAGAAACACGCGCCTTGCTCGATACCACAGCAAGTTTCTTCCTCTTTCTGGCTGTACTTCAAATCTTCCTTCTCCGAGCACGGCCGAACGATCTGGGAGTATGGAAGATTTTGCAAGGTGCGATTCTTGGGTTGGATGTGGGGAGAGCCTTGGGGTTTGCAAGGTCGTTTTCACGTGCGGGTAAGCTGGGATTGAGGACAGAGGACTGGGTGGTTTTGGGCGCGATGTTGGCTATGGCGATTGTGAGGATTGTGTTCTTGTCAGGTGCTGGAACGGCGTGGGGAGGGAAGAGGGGAGGTTGGAGGAAGGTGAAGTGATGTGGTGTGGTTGGTGAAGGTTGTGAGAGACGCAGTATGTGCAGGTATGTCTTGCAAGAAATTGGTCCAAGATGCGAGAAGCTTACTGATATGCAAAGCGCAGCGTTGTTCTATTCTCTATATCTGTCAATCTATATTCCAATCCAAGCGAGTGTGCGTGCGAGCAAATATGCAAAAATCCTCAAATGCTGATCCAACTCCAGAATCGACTCCTTCAATGCTGCTCCTGCACTCTCAAGTCTCAAGAAACGGAGACCAGAATGGGCTCAAAGACCGGACAATCCCTATACTCGGTCCTCTCTTTCTTACCCACCAACCATTCATCCCTCCTCCTTCCCTCCTCACCGAAACATCCCGCCCAACTCTGACTCCCTCCATCGAAAGGATTCGTGCACTCCAACTTGCAAGTCTGATTCGGGCCACCAATGGCGCGGCAAGTAATCTTATCCGGATTCCAGCATTTGCCCCAGCATCCGAAGTGCACCTGTGGAGCGCCACCGTTGCCGTACAAGCCACCCCAGGGGTCACCGCCTGCCGCTGGAGGCAGGTCCTCAAGGACTTGGATGCTGTTGCCAACGAAACCCATGACGGTTCCGTCACGGAAGGCACTGCCGTTGAAGACGGCGAACGAGGCTTGAAAttcgtcgaagtcgtcgttgtcgaagaCATCTTTGTGGTTGTTGGCTGGGGAGATCATCCATTTTCCTGCAATGGCGGAGCCGGCTTCTGGTGGGGCGAGAACGCGGAAGCCGTAGGTTTGGACGGGGTTGGAAGAGGCGATGGGGTAGAAGGTTGTGGTAATGGTGCGCTGAGCGGTTGCAGTCGAGGTGACGAGGGAAGTCTGGGTTCGAGTGATAGTGGTCGTCTTGCCGGTGTAGATGGTGGCACCTTTGTTGACTGTAGAGGTGGCGGTGCGGGTGGAGGTCACGGTAGCCTTGGGGATGTTATAGCAGCtgca
Encoded proteins:
- a CDS encoding uncharacterized protein (antiSMASH:Cluster_3), encoding MDSVQKSFISKLDAVFPEGRYENWQICRSLLPHVQYAAEQDSKIRSVLLTLAEVMYRAAIYSLSTYGRDQAAHMAGGSLRLRTECLGKDAEATLGSQLLMALVLREQGSLEEGQKAMLEVLEGSKASFGEDHSLTITSKDMLAIIYAGKGHLKEAEGLAEEVLKSKRAVPGTDASDLLSIWITLADAYGRQGRFKKAEELLLNALDDPRAKLAASHHELELAKTGLASLYYKQDRFEEAESLYKEAMKDAMARRGTDHPDTLIIVRALADMYFDDERWAEGEELQAKVVEGYKRIHGSKKEITLVQMSGLARSKVHRAGKVDAYDLAVHLSNEALELVEQVVEGYKAIYGPRHPQTVEHIKVRAQCQWRCAIICFDQRRWGDAVELQKKTAENYKEILGTQHPDTLAQVSWVACYLREHAWAHHKQQRWEDAEKLLEEAVEAFTEAHGSQHPDTLYSVST
- a CDS encoding uncharacterized protein (antiSMASH:Cluster_3), translated to MQSLIIAALADFAAATPLGENIFERQVNSPFCSTVSRPCNSAAQTTSVAAYCSEYLKVPAATATTTRTLTTTISSATTITTSATVTSTRSTTSVTTTTVYSGSTITVTSTGTAVSFCNNPLETAVKAKRAIAKPSCLSRYTASAQISSACSCYNIPKATVTSTRTATSTVNKGATIYTGKTTTITRTQTSLVTSTATAQRTITTTFYPIASSNPVQTYGFRVLAPPEAGSAIAGKWMISPANNHKDVFDNDDFDEFQASFAVFNGSAFRDGTVMGFVGNSIQVLEDLPPAAGGDPWGGLYGNGGAPQVHFGCWGKCWNPDKITCRAIGGPNQTCKLECTNPFDGGSQSWAGCFGEEGRRRDEWLVGKKERTEYRDCPVFEPILVSVS